One Hevea brasiliensis isolate MT/VB/25A 57/8 chromosome 6, ASM3005281v1, whole genome shotgun sequence genomic window, tctcctagcTGCGCCGCCATTGGCCCAGTCTTCCCCACTCGCTGGCGTCCCGCCCCAACCTTCCCAGCTCGTCGGACATCGCCTGAGGCGCCGAAAAAATGTGCCCAAAGGCACCCCAACACGCAGCGCGTCGCTACACCTTcctggccaaaatccggccgatccgaccACCGATCGGATCGGGTCTTTTGTTAAAACTCTTCTACACCTCaaaagctttccatagacactaagaacactaaaatccattgagcagttgcccaatttttgttcgagaagttttagcccatttcgacttttgggctaaatttctcgcagaccgtgaaccccatgagaaaaccgagagtaccagagtgctccactcatcgagagcttcacaccaatatcaatttcaaaatttttcgacaccattttttggtgggtcccacgaaacttcgtagtattttttcgagcactaaatgaccttagaaaattccgtaaaaaattatatactaaccctcgtgttgtgagcttcgtgtaggtaccttcaatttgcaGAAATTCAATGGTTGCCCGAGTCTGTAAATTTCAGGTCCAGCAGACAGGTTATCGAAAAAGTATTAGAATTGgattgagattttggctaccccaccgttgtcagacatcccgagcgcgttcccgatgtcggaatcggcataggtaaacccgaaccttactttttcttaattatctagtgcttaaatgggattaaaaattaataaaatattcatggtagcttagaaaattataattccctttgcattagcttagtaataatgccaaggaccgcggggcaaagttttagaatttttagaactcatttgggtagtttttgcaaaagggttaaattataaggactaaactataatttttcatattgtgattgttgactgtttggataggcccaagaggggctgtgtgatgtgattgagttgtgagtgtatggtttgtggatatagaagtgcgttttaagcccttttccAGGTTGGGtgatcctaggtataggggagactctgccagattttcagcacgacttaggacatctttaattttttcttagtttgtattgagtcaaatgtattaaataattgtaataaaattggcagatgagtcgggacagcctttctcctccacccagccaccacagtgacttcgattgagtctgtgagtaaaatattaattttaattgtaatttctatattactatatgttcaagcatgcccatgcatcacttataaatatgtatctatttagttaaacactaggcacattttatattgcattcataaatgttgaagtgccatggatgttgtttgtggtaatttggagcagtgtgtgtgcgtggagtgcgtgtgatatggtattggatatggacaagacgggtagacacggcttgagagacactcgctgggatctcgtatttggtttattaagtgaaagtccggctttagagacactcgctggcagaggttggattaagagggttgtataggggatcaactcccatataggtattgtttgacagtgttgggtgtgtgagtgctccaaattgcctttttgaggtgatttatatgaaatttatgacgatgttgcattttactccacagagtgcattagttttagatagctatagagattatggttaaaattgatattttactctctgagttgaacgatcactcctgttcatctatttttccaggctacaggaggatcatttgttgtggctaacctgctcttcttcttcgcaggtccattaatagtatttaatgtattttgtataattgagttaaattttagactccgcatgtattagaagcacttatttttattttgggcctgtattataaaagttatgttggacctgtaaaattattaactgtatgcatgatggtatcggatgagggagctgagctcctatttgagttatgacattttgattacgtggagggtgagctaagctccccaatttattatatattgtgtttacaggtcgggcgagtcaaaaacttcgcgttgaatggtccattttatggtcgaactctgttcggttgaattcttgaattgcgcccaaatgggccttagagttgggttgagaaataattaggcttactacgggtcttgggggtttaggctggcccaggtcctagtgccggtccagcccataggttggatcgtgacaaATATGAACTCAAAATATAAGTATGTGAGTTCCATCCATTTTAAATTTGAATCTATTACGTATGATGCAttatgaattttaattattattattattattattattattattattattattattattattattattattattttgtgctATGTGTAGTTGCAAATATGTTATTTCTGGAAGCACCAGTGGGTGTGGGCTTTTCATACACAAACAATTCCAAAGATTTGCTTGAGCTTGGTGATCGAGTTACAGCAGATGATTCTCATGCCTTCTTAATAAATTGGTTTAAAAGGTTCCCAAGTTTCAAATCTCATACTTTTTATATAGAAGGGgagagctatatatatatatatgtaccgtggaaattttttgaattttttttttaagctatTTTCTGCTTATTGTTATAAACTATATATACCGTCATTATGTACCCCAGCTAGCTGAGCTTATCCATGATAGAAACAAAGAAGCCACCAAAGACTCTTATATAAACCTCAAGGGCTTCATGGTACGTCTTTCACTTGGATAAATTACATGATGAAGTGGTTATATTAATTTTATGCAAAtcaatcataaataaataattataattattaattttgtaaaaaaaattatttaatggtTATATTATGATTGAGGAACAGATTGAAAATGCTGTGATTACTGATGAAACAGATTTATCTGGCATTATGGACTGCGCATGGAGTCATGCAATCGTATCAGACCATCTCTATCACAACGTAAAGGAATGTGTTTTTAAGCAAACAGTTATGCTGCTGCTGCAAGCAATTGCTCTGCCCATTTCAAAGGATTCAAGGATGCCTCTTCTGGGATCGATATTTATAGCATCAACACACCAGTTTGCCTCACTTCTTCTCAATCCTCTAGGAAACTCATCTTCGGGCCTTGTTCCCTGGCAATACATGTAAGACAACCAACCAACTTCTATTACTTTAATTTGCTTTATTGATTCTATTAAGACAAGAAAAAACTTACGTAAACttgatatattattaatttaagacataaatatattgatcctttaatttttttcttttatttataaatttatataatttttatattttatctttataataaaaataattttaacttatttaaaagtcgatttaaactaaaattaaaattaaaatatctctTAAAGTGAAACTCGAGCCAAAATTTCTACTAACCTAAATCAAAGTAGAAACCactagaataaaaaaaaaaaagggccacAATTCAATTTTGGTCCTCAGATTCTACCTGGTAAACTATTAATTTTGGCGTGAAACTGGACCAACTAGTGTGCAAGAAATGGTTAACATAAGCAAGAATTACAAGTTGTACTATCTGAAGAATTAATAGAGGGATTCAACAGTCCAATTATTGTAGTACCAAGTAATTAAAGGGAGTGAATGCTATATGTTTGTCTCTTTGATTCTTGTTTTCGGGACCTCTGGCACAGACTGCCATCAGGCTACGATCCATGTACTGAAGGCTATGCTGAAAAATTTTTCAACAGAGAAGATGTGCAGAGCGCCCTTCATGCCAGTGTCACCAAATTGTCCTATGCAGGTATTAACAAATTATTCCTAAAAACATTACTTTCCTGGTCAgtaaattcatatatatatatagaaaattgtGCTAAAATTAGTGATATTGAAATCGCTATGAATTTAAATCACTTAAAATTATAACTAAATCAAATTCACAAACTTTTGCATAATAACTTGACTCTCAAATGTAAATTTTATCAACATTTAATtctgttaattatttttaatttgaaataatttaatatctaaaattttattttattaatataatagtcTTTGcacataaattttatatttaaataattatttattttatgtttaataattatatattttataaaataattaacatttttatatttataatttttaaaatgtaaaatagtaaaaaatataaaatataaaatataaaatttagatagaaaaattattctattaataaaataaaattttaagaattaaattattaaattaaaaagcaGTTgacgaattaatttattaataaaatataaatttaaagatTACATGTTGTAATTCTAATTTATGAATTTAGTTataaattaagaatttaattgtaatttagttaaaattaattagaaaaaaatatataatatacatATAAAATCTGGAACAGAGGCACCTGGAACATTCAAACATTTGGCGAGGACATGTGTCGAATAAATgtaaaataaatgtaatatggcaGTGGAAATGTTGACATCTccttttcatttccttcaatattTTTCACCCACCATTCTCCAATCATTCCAACTGGCAACTTGGAAAACACGCAAAATAACAAGGCTAGGCAACTTGTTGTCTCCCTTCCATTTGGTGCCTTGAATTTATCAAATTtgtcttgattttttttttctttttctacatTAGTCTCGATCAATGTGTTGCAGGCACTGTGTTTACCACAGCTGCCACTCAGAGAACGTGTAAATTTCACCAGATTTTTACTGCACTTGCCGTTGttcattttcacttttttggCCCTTCTTAGGAACTTGTATTCGATTAGGATTCCCCATGAGACCTTGGCAAAGACAAAAAGCTGGAAAATAAAGCTTAAATATCCTTGAATTTTTTCGTGAAAGTCTAATTAGGTTCATCCTGAAGTATATGTTCAAATTATCCCTTCAAGAAATCCCCTttaattttacattttatattcCGTTTGTTAGATTATGCATTTATTGTGTGTgtattttaaattctttttatatatttatttctctaagatttttttttttatttatatttactcATTCTCTTTATAAATGACATTTACTTATCCTATATATAGATAATTTaggtaaaatatttttaattaatacatttgaTACGTATCAATTAATTAGATAATTagtttgaaatatatatatatatatatatatatatatatatatatatatatatatatatatatatattataaggcTGTTGTGGCTTGGTGTTTAGAGCTTTGGCTCTTTCTTGTATCtaccaaaaaaataaattataaaagaaaatttgCACATGCTACCACCAAcccatttaactaattaatatgtAATTATTGTATTCTGTCCCCACATTTCCTATATAAAAGTATGTGTTCTATTCTACACATTCTATAGACTTGCTCCCCAACTAAGAGCGTTAATGGTTCTATTTCTTCAAGAAATTCAAAAAATGGCTCACTTGAGGGaactgttattatttttcctagtTTCTATAACACTAGTAGCAGCAGCAACAAGTTTTTCCAAAGTAGAAACCGGCGAAGAAGCACGGCGAGAGGCGGACAGAGTGACCAGCTTGCCTGGACAACCGCCGGTGAGATTTAGGCACTATTCCGGTTATGTTAATCTGAGACGCAATGATCAGAAGGCATTGTTCTACTGGTTTTTCGAAGCTGAAGATGGTGTCTCACAAAAGCCTCTTGTTCTTTGGCTAAATGGAGGTTAGCTCATCTCTTCCTCTCGCTTTTTTCATTGATACTTGGAATTTGACAGCTCTAAATTTTGGTAACAATCTTATatcatcttctctttttctttatattttacaCAATTTTTTCGGTAGGGTACAATTCTGAAAGCATAGGGTACAAATCAATCAGAGCAGTCCACTTTTCTTTGTAAAAATAGAATTCAACTTACAATTAAGCAGAGGAATACGTATTAAttgtttattttataatattataaaatagaataaaataaagaagaaatcaaagCAAAGGGGAGAAATAGGTTGAGTTAGGGTTAGAATCTGTTTGATTTAAATGgcgttaattttttaaaaattaacttatcAATCTAACCGGTTAAGATGAGTGAGTTACTTTCAGTGTGattaagaaaataagagaaagtCAAGACACATGGCCAACTAAATGAAGCTTTTGAATTAAGTTAACTAATCAAGCAACTCTTtctttagaaaattaaaaaaattaaaaacttaatgAATTTTCACATAAAAGTCTAAgatgaatcaaattaaattagaGAGAGATTAAGTTGACTGGAATTCAATTGATTTGATTTAATtggattcaatttaattaatctatttgttctttattttgagttttttttttttttttttaagtttaaactccttttagatttaatttcagttatatttttaatttttaactctaatattaaatataataataaattatttattcgtATTAttcagttttatttttttttcttagaaGATAGAATTAAATTGAGTAGAATgaatttcttaaaattaaaatcaaattaaattaattcaaaaataaaatgaatttttaaattaaattattttttttttctatttgaaaTAAATTCTATCCACCTAGAGGCTAGTTTGCTTTGTCTTTCATTTAGGAGTGTTCACGGTCCGTTTTTAAATTGGAATCAAATTGAAACTAGTTTGGTCAAAGCCAGAATAAAACCAGTTAAAATCGGAATCGACATTGAATTGGATCGAAACTGTCCTTCTGTGGCTTGATTgatgtttttatatttttaggAACCGTGAACCAGTAGTTTCAAACTGAATTGAACCGACAGTTTCGAGTTGGACCTAACcaactatttaaatataaaataactcAAAAAATATTTCACCCCAttcctaatttatttatataaattttaaattctctacataattattctctacactctcttGAATTCTCAATATTCTATCAATTTTCCTCaatttctctaaataattattttctacactctttTTAATTCTTGATACTCTTTCAACttttctactttattattttatacactcactgaaatttttaatataatataaattactcTGTTATAATTTTATAACCTCAACAACATTtttaataccctctattttaatttttttttcctcttttatatttttttaattatcaaagtattatacaatttttaaaaaaatagcaAGCAATAGAATTGGAAACTTTAATTCTACTAAATTCCAAGAGGATAcatatacaaaattaaatacaTGCACCTTTTTTCTAATTTCCTTTAAAAGAATTAATTTCATTTCTAATTTTTTAACAAAGTCCTAgtcttttcttattaaatttttcttaaggataaattaattttattctctttttttttttctaattttattttgattgaacaatttttaagaaatattaaaatatttttataaatataacttaattctaaatcaataaaatttttctccaattttttttgtCTACATCACCCCTAAATTGCCTTCTAAACCGTCTCGAACTGTCCCTTTGGAATTGCTCTTTAAACCGTCCCATGATGATTtagtttaaattcataattttattaaatcttAATAGGCGATTTAGTAACCGTAAATAGTGGTTCATAAACCTGGCTACCCCTACTTCCATTGGTTactatttcaattcacatttcctTAAGTAATGATATGACAGTTGTCTAATTATCTTCGGTGTTAGATATATCAGGTGGCTCAGTTATTTAGTATATTTTGCCGCAGTAATGGACTCGGTTACTATAAAAGTATATTCGCCATCATCTTTAACAATTCATCCTTATGGATCCTTTTCCTATGAGAAGAACCGAGCTGTCAttctcttaaaattttttttgaaggcTCCAACAATACGCctgatttttgaaattaaatatttttaaaatatttattttattttaatttatttaaaataaatgtcttttaccaaaattctgcctattaaaatattatttaaatttttatgcataataaaacaaaatattaaaatctCATTCCAAttgttaataaattttaatttaattatattaaaataatttttagaataATAAAGTTTCAGGTTTGAAttacaattaaaaataattattaaaaaaactcatcctaattataattttttaaataaaaataaaattataaatttcaagATTTTAAAAATGAATTTTCAGAACAAAAACTAGCATTTGTATCATGTAAAATAATAgacaaattaaatatatttaattttttttaatatttcatgatatatacataaattgagtaaaatgagataatttaaattaattttgtctTGTATTTATGATAAATGCAAGATGAATCATTAAATTATTAATCTTATAAATCTGTCCTAAGCTATATATCAATAACTTTGTTATTTTATAGCGaaacaataaaagaaaatattattattattattattattattatttagtaataaaataaaaaaaatattaagattttctaagtagtaattattattttgggtTCAATATATGCTATAattgttttaaaaattaatatttttaaatatacaaATTAAATGTGAagtttatgaaaaaaaataattgacaATTGTGTGAAAATAAATTACTTTTGAACTCAATTTAAAAGTTGCAAGGAACCAAATCTTTCAACCATTTCACATTGGCAAATTCTACAATATATGAGTCAAATactttttcatttacacaaaagaatGAAAAGATATtacatttatataattataaaaaatactaaaatttaattattatgtgaACACTTGATGATTTtccacattattattattattattattattattattattattattattattattcttattttttttttctaagttcCTCAGCTTTCGGCTGTGAAGGGGACAGGAATTGGGGCCCATTTAAAATTATAGAATGGAAGAAGTTGCCTGGAAAAGCAGAGTGGGTCTCGAATGTTTTGTTTTTATTGTGATGCGTGGGTGAATGATGATATGGTCAATGAGCGTAACCCATTACGATTTTTTGTCTGTTTGAAAGAATCGAAGGCAATTTTTTGAAAATTGGAGAAATCattgtctttttctttttcacttttcttttttcCATTCGACCGTTAACATCAGTCGATATGATACGTACAACGTGGTCCCTCTATACACCTTTCATGAACATGTATGTTCCCCTATCTTacccaacttttttttttctttcgatAAAATATCAATTTGCCACTTTATCTTCACtgtaaatttcaataaaataagcCCCTCAAAAATTGGATCAAGTggtgaaaattatttattcaacttTGAGTATGTCACTGAGATCTTGCTGCGGTAATGAATTTAATTAACTCCTAAACTTTAACTTCGATATAGGTATGATGAAATGCTTGTAAATATGTATAAATATAGAAGgcgtaatattttttttattaagaattaatttctaaattttttatttgaagtatcataaaaataaaatataattataatgctTGATAACAGGTTTGCAACACGAGATCTCTTTGCAgagattttaaaattttactgtttgtaatatttaatataattttctattaatggagttattaatgaaattatcaagtattaaattcAATAGAATATTGTTCTCGTAATTAAGCAAAGtataataatgaaatataattaaataagaaaaatatttttttttctcggTAATGGGAAAGTTATTGACACGCATGTGTAAAATTAAAATTGTTCTCAGGACCTGGATGCTCCTCCATAGCCTACGGTGCAGCACAGGAACTTGGCCCTTTTCTTGTTCGCAGAGATGGGAGTCAGCTTATCCTTAACAAGTACTCTTGGAACAAAGGTAGATTAATTTGCCTTTGCCTTTGATTTCCCCACTATCAATTATTAGGAAATTTTTGTCCAAATCTACTCAATTGAATTCAAAACATAATATATACGATGAAATTCACATATAAAATAAGTGAAATTTATGTATTTATATTTGAAGTctataataaatcaaatttaattatatatataatacaatATAAACTTAAAATATAAGTATGTGAGTCTCACCCATTTTAAATTTGAATCTATTACGTACGATGAATTATGAAttttaattgttattattattattattgttattattattaatttgtgCTATGTGCAGTTGCAAATATGTTATTTCTGGAAGCACCAGTGGGTGTGGGCTTTTCGTACACAAACAATTCCAAAGATTTGCATGAGCTTGGTGATCGAGTTACAGCAGATGATTCTCATGCCTTCTTAATAAATTGGTTTAAAAGGTTCCCAAGtttcaaatctcataatttttatATAGCAGGGGAGAGCTATGCTGGTATGTGTACTTGTTCTATATATATGTACACTGgaaattttttgagttttttttttaaagctaTTTTCTGCTTATTGTTATAAACTATATATACCCTTAATTAGGTCATTATGTACCCCAGCTAGCTGAGCTCATCCATGATAGAAACAAAGAAGCCACCAAAGACTCTCATATAAACCTCAAGGGCTTCATGGTACGTCTTTCAATTGGATAAATTATATGGTGAAGTGGTTATATTAATTTTATGCAAATCAATCataaataaatagttataattattaattttgtaaaaaaaattatttaatggtTATATTATGATTGAGGAACAGATTGGAAATGCTGTGATTCATGATGAAACGGATTTATCCGGCATTGTGGACTACGCATGGAGTCATGCGATCATATCAGACCATCTCTATCACAACGTAAAGGAATGTGCTTTTAAGCAAACAGTTGATGCTGCTGCTGCAAGCAATTGCTCTGCccatttcaaaggattcatggaTGCCTATTCTGGGATCGATATTTATAGCATCTACACTCCGGTTTGCCTCACTTCTTCTCAATCCTCTAGGAAACTCGTCTTCGGGCCTCGTCCCCTAGCAATACATGTAAGATAACCAACCAACTTCTATTACTTTAATTTGCTTTATTAGTTCTACCAAGAGAAAGAAAAACTTACGTAaacttaatataatattaattcaaaatataaatatatagacattttaatttttttcttttatttataaatttatataatttttatattttatttttataataaaaataattttaatttatttgaaaatcAATTTAAACTGAAGTTGAAATTGAAATGTCTCTCGAACTGAAACCAGAGTCAAAATTTCTACTAACCTAAACTAAAATAGAAACCactagaataaaaaaaaaaaaaggggccaTAATTCAATTTTGATCCTCAGATTCTACCGGGTAAACTATTAATTTTGACGTGAAGCTGGACCAACTAGTGTGCGAGAAATGGTTCAGTAACATGAGCAGGAATTACAAGTTGTACTATCTGAAGGATTAATAGAGGGATTCTTTGAACGCTATATGTTTGTCTCTTTGCTTCTTGTTTTCAGGACCTCTGGCACATGCTGCCATCAGGCTACGATCCATGTACTGAAGGCTATGCTGAAAAATTTTTCAACAGAGAAGATGTGCAGAGCGCCCTTCATGCCAATGTCACCAAATTGTCCTATCCTTACACTCCATGCAGGTATTAACTAATTATTCCTAACAACATTACTTTCCTGgtcagtatatatatatatatatatatatatatatataattgtgctAAAATTAGTGATATTGAAATCTCTATGAATTTAATTCACTTAAAAATTATAACTAAATCAAATTCACAAACTTTTGAATAATAACTTGACCCTCAAATTTAAATTCTATGAAGAAATTAATTCCTACCATCTAAATGGACATTTAATtctgttaattattttttaatttgacataatttaatttttaaaattttattttattaataaaatagtctttgcacttaaattttatatttaagtaattatttattttatgtttactaattatatattttataaaataattaatatttttatatttttaatttttaaaatgtaaaatagtaaaaatat contains:
- the LOC110664269 gene encoding serine carboxypeptidase-like 35 yields the protein MVLFLQEIQKMAHLRELLLFFLVSITLVAAATSFSKVETGEEARREADRVTSLPGQPPVRFRHYSGYVNLRRNDQKALFYWFFEAEDGVSQKPLVLWLNGGPGCSSIAYGAAQELGPFLVRRDGSQLILNKYSWNKVANMLFLEAPVGVGFSYTNNSKDLHELGDRVTADDSHAFLINWFKRFPSFKSHNFYIAGESYAGHYVPQLAELIHDRNKEATKDSHINLKGFMIGNAVIHDETDLSGIVDYAWSHAIISDHLYHNVKECAFKQTVDAAAASNCSAHFKGFMDAYSGIDIYSIYTPVCLTSSQSSRKLVFGPRPLAIHDLWHMLPSGYDPCTEGYAEKFFNREDVQSALHANVTKLSYPYTPCSRVIERWNDSADTILPIIRKLMNAGLRIWVYSGDTDGRVPVTSTRYSINKMRLKIKEEWRAWFHKTQVAGWVETYEGGLILATVRGAGHQVPVIAPQQSLSLFSHFLSGKTLPSF